The Candidatus Methylomirabilota bacterium DNA window CCGAGGAACTGCTCACCACGATCGCCCACGAGGCGCTTCCGCCGAAGCGCCGCGAGGAGGTGGACCAGCGGCTGTGGTGGGGCTACACGCGGCTCGGCGTGCGCCGGGTGGAGGCGGGCCAGTACGAGGAGGCGGTCGACCCGCTCGTCCACGCGCTCCGCTTCGCCGACATCGGCCCCGACCGCCAGGCGGAGACACGCGCGACGCTCGCGCGCGCCCTCGAGGGCGTCGCCGACCTGCGCGCGCTCCGCATCCGCCAGCTCAACGACGACGGCAACCGCGACGAGGCCGTGCTGCGGACGGAGATGCTGCGCGAGCTCCTGCGGCGCTGCATGGAGCTCGGCCTCTCGGAGGACGAGCTGTCCGCCGCGTTCGCGAAGACGCGGCGCCTCGTGGCCGAGCTCGGGATGGAGGATCGCGCCTGAGGCTACCGCCTCAGGGCTCGACGCTCTTCCGCCGGACCTCCTCGAGCAGCGCCTCGGGCACGCGGAAGAAGGACTCCACGACCGTGGGGTCGAAGTGGGTGCCCGCGCAGCGCCGGATCTCGGCCTTGGCGACGTCGAAGGGCTTGGCCTTCGAGTACGGGCGGTCGAAGGTCATCGCGTCGAAGGCGTCCACGGCCATGAAGATGCGCGCGCCGAGCGGGATCTCCTCGCCCTTGAGGCCGCGCGGGTAGCCGGACCCGTCCCACTTCTCGTGGTGCGCCCAGACGATCGGCACCGCGCCGCGGAGGAACGGGATCCGCTCGATGAGGGCCTTCCCGATCTCGGGGTGGCGCCGCATGATCGTCCACTCGTCCGGCGTGAGCGGCCCGGGCTTGAGGAGGATCGCGTCGGGGATGCCGATCTTGCCGATGTCGTGGAGCAGGACCCCGTGCCCGAGGTCGGTGAGGTCGGCCTCGGGCACGCCGTGCTCGCGCGCCGTGGCGAGCGCGTAGCCGTGGACGCGCCGCGAGTGCGCCTCGGTGCCGACGTCGCGCGTGTCGAGCGCCGACCCGAGCGCCTCGAGCGTGGAGCGGTAGGTGTCCTGGAGCCGCTGGTAGGCGTCGGCGAGGTCGCGCGTGGCCTCGACGACCCGGCGCTCGAGGAGCTCGTGGTACTCGCGACGCTCGATCAGGAGCTGGCGGCGTTCGTAGGCGCGCTCGGCTGCGATGAGCAGCTCGTCCACGTTCACGGGCTTCATGATGAAGTCGTACGCGCCGAGCTTGAGGCTGTCGATCGCCGTCTTCACGTCGGCCGCGCCCGTCAGCACGATGACCGCCGCGTCGCCGTCGATCCGCCGCACCGCC harbors:
- a CDS encoding HD domain-containing phosphohydrolase, whose amino-acid sequence is MAQRDILIVDDDRQVREVLHQIFLSVGYNCLLANDGREGVDVFKAGRPPLVVTDLKMPGMSGIELLQAVRRIDGDAAVIVLTGAADVKTAIDSLKLGAYDFIMKPVNVDELLIAAERAYERRQLLIERREYHELLERRVVEATRDLADAYQRLQDTYRSTLEALGSALDTRDVGTEAHSRRVHGYALATAREHGVPEADLTDLGHGVLLHDIGKIGIPDAILLKPGPLTPDEWTIMRRHPEIGKALIERIPFLRGAVPIVWAHHEKWDGSGYPRGLKGEEIPLGARIFMAVDAFDAMTFDRPYSKAKPFDVAKAEIRRCAGTHFDPTVVESFFRVPEALLEEVRRKSVEP